The Prevotella melaninogenica region GAGGTTTACAAATTTGTGATAGAAACAAAGCCATACAATACCTTGATAACATTGGTTATTACAGATTGTCTGCTTATATGTATCCTTTGTTGAAAATGCCCAAAACAGCACATTTGTACAAGAAAGGTTCATCCTTCAAGAAGGTGATGATGCTTTATCGCTTTGACAAGAAACTAAGACTGCTCATGTTTAATGAGATAGAAAAGATTGAAATTGCTATCAGACGTGCGGTGATGCAAATAACAGCAGATATGACAGGCAATCCTTTTTGGCTGACAGACTTTTCTTATTTCTTAGATGGTTTCAAGTTTAATGAAACAATGCGAGCTATATCCAAGGAATATAGTAAATCTAAGGAAGAGTTCATTCTTCATTTCAAACGAACCTACTCAGAACCTTATCCACCATCGTGGATTTTAGGAGAACTGCTTACTGTTGGAAACGTCAATGCCATTTATCGTAACATCAAACAAAATCGCATACGCAAACGCATAGCAAAACGTTTTGGTTTACCTATAAATGTGTTTGAGTCATGGCTCACGGTTATTGCTGTTACTCGAAATGCCTGTGGTCATCATTCAAGAGTATGGAACAAGCAAAATGCCATTCAGCCAGCAATTCCCATTAGTCCCGCAGGAGAATGGATAGCGCTTCCAACAGATTCTATGCGTGCTTACTTTGACCTCTGCATCATCAAATACTTTCTTAATGTTATATCCCCAAATAATGATATGCAATCCAAACTAACATGGTTATTCATTCGGTTTCCCGAAATTGACTTAAAAGCTCTCGGCTTTCCGCAGGGATGGGAAACGGAACCATTATGGAGGTAATAACATTTGGACTGACTACTGATTATTCACTCCATTACATGATCTTCTTTGTTTCCGTTTTATCATATTATGGGGAGGGCGGTTCAAACGACCCCATCCAGTCCATATTTATGTAATTTTTGATGTGACCGAAAGTTAAATATATT contains the following coding sequences:
- a CDS encoding Abi family protein produces the protein MYPLLKMPKTAHLYKKGSSFKKVMMLYRFDKKLRLLMFNEIEKIEIAIRRAVMQITADMTGNPFWLTDFSYFLDGFKFNETMRAISKEYSKSKEEFILHFKRTYSEPYPPSWILGELLTVGNVNAIYRNIKQNRIRKRIAKRFGLPINVFESWLTVIAVTRNACGHHSRVWNKQNAIQPAIPISPAGEWIALPTDSMRAYFDLCIIKYFLNVISPNNDMQSKLTWLFIRFPEIDLKALGFPQGWETEPLWR